The sequence TAAATCCGGATGTTAAAGTTATAACCTACAACCAAAAAATAGATAAATCAAATGTTTTAGATATAATAAAAGATTATGATATTGTTTTAGATGGTTCTGATAATTTCCCTACAAGATTTTTAATTAATGATGCATGCTTTATGCTCGGAAAACCTCTTGTATCTGCAGCAATACTTAGATTTGAAGGGCAGTTAACAACATTTGATTACAGAAATAAAGAAAATTCACCTTGTTATAGATGTTTATTTCCTGAACCGCCACCACCGGGACTTGTCCCAAGCTGTCAAGAAGCCGGATTACTCGGTGTAGTAGGTGGTATAATGGGAACATTACAGGCAAATGAAGCTTTAAAACTTATTCTTGATATAGGAGAGCCACTTGTTGGTAAATTGCTCGTTTTTGATGCACTTACTACAGAATTTAGAACCGTAAAATTAAGAAAAGATAAAAAATGTAATCTCTGTGGAGAAAATCCAACAATTAAAGAGCTTATAGAATACGAACAATCCTGTGAGGTGCATTTCTAATGGAAATAACAAGAGAACTTGATTTAAAAGGAGAAGTTTGTCCATTTACATTTGTAAAAAGTAAATTAATTTTAGAACAGATGAATAAAGGAGAAATATTAAAAA comes from Venenivibrio stagnispumantis and encodes:
- the moeB gene encoding molybdopterin-synthase adenylyltransferase MoeB, with product MSFQFTEEQIKRYSRHIILPEVGGVGQQKLLNAKVLVIGAGGLGSPSLYYLAAAGVGTIGIVDFDVVDYSNLQRQILHNTSRVGVPKVESAKMTIEALNPDVKVITYNQKIDKSNVLDIIKDYDIVLDGSDNFPTRFLINDACFMLGKPLVSAAILRFEGQLTTFDYRNKENSPCYRCLFPEPPPPGLVPSCQEAGLLGVVGGIMGTLQANEALKLILDIGEPLVGKLLVFDALTTEFRTVKLRKDKKCNLCGENPTIKELIEYEQSCEVHF